One region of Glycine max cultivar Williams 82 chromosome 9, Glycine_max_v4.0, whole genome shotgun sequence genomic DNA includes:
- the LOC100782549 gene encoding peroxidase A2, with amino-acid sequence MLSAINYSLLATIFLVLTLIFPSEGQLSSTFYSSTCSNVSSIVRSAVQQALQSDSRIGASLSRLHFHDCFVNGCDASILLDQGGNITQSEKNAAPNVNSIRGFDVVDNIKSSLESSCPGVVSCADILALAAESSVSLSGGPSWNVLLGRRDGLTANQAGANSSIPSPFESLANVTSKFSAVGLDTTDLVALSGAHTFGRAQCQFFSQRLFNFSGTGSPDPTLNSTYLATLQQNCPQSGSGSTLNNLDPSTPDTFDNNYFTNLLINQGLLQTDQELFSSNGSSTISIVNNFANNQSAFFEAFVQSMINMGNISPLTGSQGEIRTDCKKLNGS; translated from the exons ATGCTTTCTGCTATTAATTATTCCCTTCTTGCAACCATTTTCTTAGTGCTAACCTTAATTTTTCCTTCAGAAGGCCAATTGAGTTCAACCTTCTATTCTAGCACATGCTCCAATGTGTCTTCTATAGTGAGGAGTGCTGTTCAGCAGGCTCTTCAATCTGATTCACGAATTGGTGCAAGCCTCTCTCGCCTCCACTTTCATGATTGCTTTGTCAAT gGGTGTGATGCGTCCATTTTGTTAGACCAAGGTGGTAACATCACACAAAGTGAGAAAAATGCTGCTCCCAACGTCAATTCCATTCGAGGCTTTGATGTTGTTGATAACATCAAGAGCTCCCTCGAAAGTTCATGCCCTGGAGTTGTATCTTGTGCTGATATTCTTGCTCTTGCAGCAGAATCTTCTGTGTCCTTG TCAGGAGGACCTTCATGGAACGTACTACTTGGAAGAAGGGACGGTTTAACTGCAAACCAAGCTGGTGCCAATAGTTCCATTCCCTCTCCATTTGAGAGCCTTGCCAATGTCACTTCCAAATTCTCTGCTGTTGGCTTAGACACAACCGATCTTGTTGCATTATCTG GTGCACACACTTTTGGTCGTGCCCAATGCCAATTTTTCTCCCAAAGGTTATTCAACTTCAGTGGCACAGGAAGCCCTGATCCAACCTTGAACTCAACCTATTTGGCCACTCTTCAGCAAAATTGTCCCCAAAGTGGGAGTGGATCTACATTGAACAACCTTGACCCTTCTACCCCTGACACTTTTGACAACAACTATTTCACCAATCTTCTCATCAACCAAGGTCTTCTCCAAACAGATCAAGAACTCTTCTCCTCTAATGGCTCTTCCACAATCTCCATCGTTAACAACTTTGCCAACAACCAATCAGCCTTCTTCGAAGCTTTTGTGCAGTCAATGATCAACATGGGTAACATCAGCCCTTTGACTGGATCCCAAGGAGAAATTAGAACTGATTGTAAGAAATTGAATGGAAgttga